In Rosa chinensis cultivar Old Blush chromosome 1, RchiOBHm-V2, whole genome shotgun sequence, a genomic segment contains:
- the LOC112167913 gene encoding receptor-like protein 33: protein MELVTVLNIFTSIDFSCNRFNGSIPEKIGELKSLHALNLSNNALTGVVPSSLCNLSQLESLDLSKNKLSGQIPPALTKLTFLAFLNLSYNQLVGRIPSGAQFSTFDAASFKGNKGLWGPPLTNDRTGFSPPKLEGNHSNPGHEIDWDIICPEIGFTCGFGIVIGSLLFCKRWRKWYYRAMYNMLLKIFPQLDQRFGHHRRHVYVHQRYWRR from the coding sequence ATGGAGCTGGTGACTGTTTTAAATATCTTCACCTCTATTGACTTCTCGTGCAACAGGTTCAACGGATCAATACCTGAGAAAATTGGAGAACTCAAATCATTGCATGCCCTCAACTTGTCCAACAATGCTCTCACTGGTGTTGTTCCGTCATCACTATGTAACTTGAGTCAGCTAGAGTCCTTGGACCTCTCGAAAAACAAACTGAGCGGTCAAATCCCACCGGCGCTTACAAAACTCACTTTCCTTGCATTCTTGAATCTCTCATATAATCAATTGGTCGGGAGGATACCAAGCGGTGCTCAATTTTCAACATTTGATGCAGCTTCCTTTAAAGGGAATAAAGGATTATGGGGGCCTCCATTAACAAATGATAGAACAGGGTTTTCGCCCCCAAAGCTGGAAGGAAACCATTCAAATCCTGGACATGAGATTGATTGGGATATTATCTGTCCTGAAATTGGATTTACatgtgggtttggaattgtCATTGGGTCACTTTTGTTTTGCAAGAGATGGAGGAAATGGTATTACAGAGCTATGTATAACATGCTTCTGAAGATATTCCCTCAGCTGGATCAAAGATTTGGTCATCACAGGAGACATGTTTATGTACATCAGAGATACTGGAGACGTTGA